DNA from Nymphaea colorata isolate Beijing-Zhang1983 chromosome 4, ASM883128v2, whole genome shotgun sequence:
CTTGCCTTGTCGGATGAACACCCGATTCGAGCTATTTTCTGGCTTGACCCATCGAGGAAGCGAAAAAGCAGCTTCGATCAGGAGGAACTCGCCATCGGTGTCCCAGACTCGGATAGAGACACTCGAGTACCGCCTACTGATCTCATACATCAAAAAGACAACGAACCACTCGTCCTCTACGTTATCGCCATATCTGACCTTCCCGTGGAGGTGCGGTGGGGCAAGACCGTCGTAGCTCCGGGCATTTCCATCTTCTGAATCACCATTTTTAGGGTTTAGTGAGACGCAGATGCAGGCTTTGTTCGGGCTTTGGGAGGAGACGGCGAGGTTGAAAGGCTCGTGTTGCCAAATATAATCCATCGAATAGGAGGCGACAGAGTCCAGGATGCCCACATGGAGCTCTTTCAACGAGACGGAGATCGCCTCCTGGTCGGCAGGATGCTGAGACGCCTGGTCGGGAAAGATGGCGTAGAATACGGTGTCTTCGGGAAGCCTCGGCCTTTCCGACGCACAAAGGAGCGGATTCTCGTCGGAAATTGCCTTTCCGGCCATTCTCACTCCCGTTCCTCTGgtaagaaagagggagggagatttCGAGCGAATTCCAGACGAATGGAGGGAAATAGCCCACTTCGAACTTTCGCGTCTCGACcaatacatgttatatattattttattagtttctgttttaaataatttcaaattaactgaaaaataagaaaatcgTTAAAATACACCAAATATGTTTTGCTTTTAGTTGAGAAAAAagataatttcttaaaaaattacaGACGATTTTTCAACTGCTATTCATCTCTCGCAGACGCTCTTCCATTGGCTTTCATTTGTACGGTCAGACCCTGAAAGATGGGCAAAgtaatttttttacattaacaGAAGCGTGACTGTCAAGCACTTTGCTATGATAGATCAAAAGTTGAATGACTACTTGTTTagactttatttctttattcacaattATAGAATTGCAAGAATACAAAACTAAGCGCATGTTTTGCACAACACCATTTATAATCAACTTCATAACATAAATTTTACTTTACATATCAGATTTGcgaaaacagaaaaagatggagaaagcTAGACGACTTAGCTTGCTTCTAGCAGGTGGAGCCGTGGAAATGGCAGGGCCATTCTTTTCACAAACTTTACATTATCATTAACTTCATTTGACAAGAACGATCATTTAAGCTGCTCTTTTCGGCAACAGTACAATATTTTAGAGCTTGATGTCAACAAAATTTCCGGCTTTTTTCCCCCTTGAATCTTATAAAAACCAGTCACGAAGAAACCGATTACTGGTTCTTAGGAATCAACATGAACACCTGTTCACTTCACTTAACTCCATGAAATTATCCCAGTACTTAACCACAGCAAGGGAATTTGATATTGCAAAATTCCACTGTAAGGCTGCAAGTTCATGGATCGGCATTCTGAAGCTGTGTCTCCCCATTTTCCACTTCATGGTCGACAATGTCAGCAACCGCTTTTTCCTCTGAGATCTTCAATTCATTTGAATCCTCCGAGACAGGTTGGTTCTCAATAGAGTCAGGGGTCGGAAGACACGGCTGCTCAAGCATCCTGAGTTCTTCAGACGAGCTCTCTGACTTCACTCCCCCTGCACTTCTGTCCCCAACATCCTGAGACATAGATTCCCCACCAGAAGTTCCAGATGAGGTGTTATTTGGTGTGCTAGAGGACTTGGGTATCTGCGATATGGTTTGGTTAGGAGTGCTCAAAGCTGAAGGTGCGCCTGCTGTAGAACTTGGACTCACTGGTGCCACTCTTCCTGAACCACTAGCAGACCTCTGCACACTAGTGAGAGCGCCAGAATAAACAGGTGATGTTGAAGCTAGGCCAGTCCGTATGTAGTGTACATTTGTTGGTCTGGGAGCAGTTGCACTCAAGCCTGACGCTTTTGGACCCGGGGGAATTGGTTTGGCAAGAGGGACTCCTCCAGGCCTTACATGAACAGTGTTCCTACACTGACCCGCAGTGTATAAAGATGCAGCATCTGAGGCTGTACCTATTCGAGCTCCTGCGGCTACTGCAGCTGCCTGAACTAGAGGATTGGGCGTAGGCCCACTAGAAGTTTTTGGTTGAGCTGAGGATTTTTTGGGGACCGGCTTAACCTTGGCAGTCTGTGATGGTACTGACCTTTGAACACCAGCTTGTGGAGATGGCTGCACTGCCTGTTGCGTAGCTTCTAATTTGACTCCTTGTTCCGATTGTTGGGCTGACACCGAGGCCACTCCAGCAGGAGTTGCTGGTTGAGCAGAAGAATTCAAAGGGGTGCCTGTTAAGAGATAATAAGTCATTATACCTGTCTCAACCTGTTTGTCATTCAAGATTACATGACACAACTTTCCCATTTCCATAGGTTGcataaagatttcaaattaGACAGCATGTTGTGACAAATTACACAGCATCCATGTAGAAAAGATGTACATGTTCCAGACACTCAAGCACTAGGAACCTGACAAATGGGGATCCAGGAAAGGTCTTACTTACCAgcgaatgaaaaaaaaaaaaaaaaagcttttccTAACATAAACAAAATCTACTCAAAAAGTGCCCTCAACAATGGgagaaaatgcaaaataatttcGCATCAACCAAGTCATCCTCCTAAGCTTCGTCCTGCTGTCTGCATTATTCATCCTCAGAAATAGAAAATGACTGAGCAAGCCACTGTCAAGGGAAAAGACACCTTATAAGAAGTAAGTGGGGATACATCCTAGCATAATTATGTCTTTCCATTTCACGTCTGAGCAAACATGCAACTAAGTAGCATGTGGCCAAAACCATGGGCCGCTCAGACAGCAGACTCAAAATGGAGGTCTGGAGTTCGCGTGCACTACATTCAAGGCCCTCATTGTCATATGGACTTCTTTCATCTTTCATGGAAAAAGACCAAACCTACAACGACATTCATCTTGCATCTTCATGAACAGCTGCAATGTTAAAACAGGCTTGCAGAACCCTGCTGGAAGAAGTCTCTTTCAACTAAAAAAACCCTATCCACCAACTGATCCATGATAAGTCCATAAGTCCTAACTGAACTTTCCCAAGCTAGTATCAAATACCTTCACGTTTAGTTTGTGCAGTTTCTGTTCCAATGTGCCAACAGGACCAAGGATTCATTTACATGGTCAATAGACAACTAAGCGGAATATTAATGAATTTTAAgtgtttttctctcaacaataGTCAAAAGAAGAGTACCAAATGAAGACATGGACGAGATACTGTTAGACATTGACATGTTGAGAGCCATTGAAACTGCTTGCCGTGTAGCCAACTGTGCATCAGAGAGACCTGAACTGGTGGAGTTGCCAACAGCTGTTAAATTTGAGTTAGCTTGGCGTTTCCTGATGATAGCCCACCTCTGTGAAAGTATTACAGACCAATTAGCATCTATTCCAGTTCCAGCGCCAATTAGAAATGCCAAACATGCACTAGGACATAACTTAATGCCCTGAAAAGTATATATCAATCAAGAGAAACTTTCAGAAGTAAGGCACAAAAACAACCTGAGAGAGCTGCGATGCAGTTCTGTCATGCTTAAAATCTCCTTTCAGTATGTTTGCCCAATTTCCTTCACCACATTTCTGCACAGCTGCAATAAGTTCTTTGTCCTCATCTTCTGTCCACAATTTCCTCTTTCTCCTTGCTGTCTGACCCGATGCTGTTGACCCATTGCCTTCCAGTGATTCCCCACATGATGCAGCTGGCAATGGTTGCTTCTGAACAGAAACTGGAATGGTGATGTTCATGCCTTGGATAGGGCGAGAAGGATTCTTACTGCTTGACTGGTTACCTAATGTTTGACCAGTATTAGGTATATTTATTGTCAAAGGCGCTTCCAAGGTTGAATTCGGAGCAACCGAGTCACCAGGCATGCCAGATGCAATCAAGACCTGAGAAGGAAACCAGCTTTACCATCAAACTTTAGGTTTCTAGATTAGCGGATGAGGATTTAAATGGTTTAAGAGCCTTGCAATTAATTCGTTAGCTCATCGTTCACACATAGGATGTGATGCCTTTTATGTACATTTCTTTTGCTTTAGTGTCATCTTTCAATTTGGAAAATGAACTCATGGGAAGTTATTTTAACTTGCAGATATTAGAAaaccatttatattttaacGTAATTGTTCATCTGAATGGCATGAAGTAGTCTCATTACTCTCATgagaatctgaatctgaatcaaacCAGCCAGGTAGTTGATTGAGTGAATTAGTGAATTCAGCTGAATCAATTGTGAATCagcaatatataatatatatatatatatataatatttattttttaaaaaataaatggaaaatatattaaaaccatccaacaataagaaaaacattaaaatctttaaacataattaaaaaatgacatgcaGTATCCCTTTATGGACGCCAAATTAAATTGGTTTGCCACCAATTAGATTAGAATTGGCCAATTTCCAGCTGATTTTTATAACACCGGTATGAACAATGCAAATATTGTGGCAAGTTGCAATTTTGTTcccagtttcttctttttgtcttctGTAactggttttcctttttcttcctttttttttgtatgataaCGTTCTCCACCTACCATGAAGAAGAATTTTGCCTTTGTTATGCAACACATGAACACCACAATTATTAGAATGTAAGAACTCAAGAAAACTGGAGAAGGTAACAAATAGCAGAGGCATTAAGCATGTGCCAAATCATTCTCATGCTGCAACTCAGCAGATAAACATGCAGAGTAAGTTGAAGGTATAAAACAGAGTACTACTCCCAGGATTCCTGAACAGTTAATCTAAGTGTACATAACTACTAGGATTCATAGAACTTTACAACAGGCAGCTAAAGAAATAAATTGAAGGCTAACAGGAATGCCAGGCACATGAAACTGATGGCAGCATGGAATCCTTATCACCAGCATACTTGAACATAATAACTAATAGCTAAGGGAAACCATCTAGCGTGTATCGGTTGTGACTTACCTTAACACATGCTGCAGCTTCTGTAGAAGCTTCATTATTAACAGCAGGAGAAGTTTCTACTTCGAATTCCAAGTCACTATCGTCATCCTATACAGCACACGCATTTGTAAAACCACCATTGTTAGCAGCTCATCCACAATGAATCCATGcaacaaaacatcaaaaatcgATATTTTTGCTTTAATGAAAGAAGAAACGGACCAGCAACCATAAAGCATACTTTGAGAACAACAACCAACATGTGGCATACGCTTTCCATAACCAGCAACAGAACAATTTAAGTGAGAAGGTCCATCttacacattcatgattcatgtatGTCCAATATAAATGTCAAAATACAATGTATACAGGTTCTAGATGGTGTTAATGAAATCAGAAAATCCTAAGTTcagaaaaaatcatatttaactCATAAATATCAACTCGATCAGCAAATGCTAAAAGCAAAATACAGTATAAATTAAAAGCAATCTGAACCAAACTACCATAGAATTAAGAATGGATGATTGTTTTGGAATGCTCACCAGAGGCTCAGCGCCCTCTTCTAACTTCTGTACCAAAGAGTGACGATAAGCCAAATGGCGCCATAGCATCTGATATTCCCTTGCACTTGAAATTCCAGTAGAGGTCTTCTTAACCAGTGCATTCCAATCAATTTTTACCCCAGGAAACTGAGCAACTTCCTGCAGAAGAGCAAGTATTGTTGTCGCTGTATACCTATacattaagagaaaaacatacaTAAGAGTGAAAACAAGCAAGATAACAATTACCATCGTCATCATGCATCccataagaagaaaatgatatttaagtGAGTCCTCCAACACATAGACGATATCTTCCCCAAATTTTGCAGTATCTtacaagagaaaacaaacagAAAGCGAAGAAAAATCAACAGAGAATGGGATTCTATTCTGCTCATCATGACATGTACCTGTATTGATAACCATAACAAATGCACACTATTTTGCAGAGATGTTTACattaaaaatagatttttcCATGACCTACTGCTAAATTCAAAACAGAGCGTTTAATTCCCTTACAAATTGCGTAATACGACTTCACAATAACTGATCGTCTCCTTCTCgcatgagataaaaaaaattcaggcaAGTCGCGAACTTGGTGCAACAGTGGATCCGCACAACAAACTCAAATAAGGAACATTCAGACTGCCCATCTGGCTATCTCTATTCAATTTCAATTGGCACAAGCACCAACGAAATTGTTATACTATCCCGTTCATATAGAATTCACGTATTAATTCGTTTCATATTGGTCTCCTGAGAACGCCTTCAGGTACAAATACCAGAAACCTGATGGGCCGAGGACGTCCAGAAATGTAGTAACTTCCTACGGAATCCCAAACGTTCCTCATCTATTCGCATCTCCTCACCCGAACATCTATGCATTACCAtgctttatttttccttttgaattgaCGGTAAGCCCGCCTTAGGAGGACAAGGCCAAGAGAAAGCTCGGGCAACAGAATGGCAGAGACGTGAGTTGATAAGGATCTTCAACTTGACACCCTTCACATTGTCGTCAACTTGACACCCTTCACATTGTCCTCTTACCACCTGCGATGGTCGTTCCCGTTCTCCATCTTTCGTCAAACCTAGCAATCTAACAAATCTACGCGATCTCCGCCAAACTGGGTAGAAGCTCGTGTTGCTCGTCCAAACGCATTCGGGTTCTCTCGCGAACGCGAGAATGAAGATCATGTCGAACCATGAACCTCTATCAAACGCTTGgacaaaatagaagaagaaataggaaaaaatcgAGTTTGTACCTTCTCAGAATCAAGGAAACATCTTCCTCGCTTATGAGCCCTTTCTTCTTCACCtccatcatctctctctctctctcccttccctcTCCCGCGTCTGCAacaaaaaccctaaacccttggGAGGGGTTTCATTGAGCCAGACAGGACTCAGAAAATCTTGATATACGGAGATTTGCCTGAATCAGGGTTTAATCTACCAAGTTCACAAACTAATGCGAGAAAATCCGGTTCGCGGAAATCTCCGAGCGAAAAGATCACGAAACAATTTTGGCACGTCGGTGGAGATGAAACCTTCTTTGCGTCCAAGTTGGATATCCCGCAGAATCCGAATCCACTTGGCTCCAGACTTACAGTTCCTAGTGGGACCAACCGAGTTGAAATCCAAATAAATCTGAATCAGTTTTATGTATCGTTTCAAATTTATCGAATGTCATCGAGGAGACCGAACAGTTCTACGTAGTCCGTAGACGTA
Protein-coding regions in this window:
- the LOC116252520 gene encoding flocculation protein FLO11-like produces the protein MMEVKKKGLISEEDVSLILRRYTATTILALLQEVAQFPGVKIDWNALVKKTSTGISSAREYQMLWRHLAYRHSLVQKLEEGAEPLDDDSDLEFEVETSPAVNNEASTEAAACVKVLIASGMPGDSVAPNSTLEAPLTINIPNTGQTLGNQSSSKNPSRPIQGMNITIPVSVQKQPLPAASCGESLEGNGSTASGQTARRKRKLWTEDEDKELIAAVQKCGEGNWANILKGDFKHDRTASQLSQRWAIIRKRQANSNLTAVGNSTSSGLSDAQLATRQAVSMALNMSMSNSISSMSSFGTPLNSSAQPATPAGVASVSAQQSEQGVKLEATQQAVQPSPQAGVQRSVPSQTAKVKPVPKKSSAQPKTSSGPTPNPLVQAAAVAAGARIGTASDAASLYTAGQCRNTVHVRPGGVPLAKPIPPGPKASGLSATAPRPTNVHYIRTGLASTSPVYSGALTSVQRSASGSGRVAPVSPSSTAGAPSALSTPNQTISQIPKSSSTPNNTSSGTSGGESMSQDVGDRSAGGVKSESSSEELRMLEQPCLPTPDSIENQPVSEDSNELKISEEKAVADIVDHEVENGETQLQNADP